The following coding sequences are from one Enterococcus sp. 4G2_DIV0659 window:
- a CDS encoding HAD family hydrolase, translated as MKIDNPFEKTEAFHKKFDNRRPDTPTRFSAKQASDRAGFKIEELVEFLYGSANNDPLVFKDLVKQLKKSVDQAEEKVLGKKKVVTDPLVEQVDALIDLLYFTYGSFSLLGVDPTEIFSIVHEANMGKIFPDGKPHYHPITHKVLKPDNWEADFAPEPKIKAELERQRKSVETQDK; from the coding sequence ATGAAAATCGATAATCCGTTTGAAAAAACAGAAGCATTTCATAAAAAATTTGATAATAGAAGACCTGATACCCCAACACGATTTTCTGCTAAACAGGCATCTGATCGTGCAGGATTTAAGATTGAAGAATTAGTTGAATTTTTATATGGTTCAGCGAACAATGATCCGCTTGTCTTTAAAGATTTAGTAAAGCAATTAAAAAAATCTGTCGATCAGGCAGAAGAAAAAGTGCTTGGTAAGAAAAAAGTTGTAACGGATCCTTTGGTTGAACAAGTAGATGCGTTAATCGATTTACTGTACTTTACTTATGGTTCTTTTTCGCTATTAGGCGTTGATCCGACTGAAATTTTTTCTATTGTTCATGAAGCTAATATGGGGAAAATATTTCCTGATGGAAAGCCACATTATCATCCAATAACGCATAAAGTGTTGAAACCAGACAACTGGGAAGCTGATTTTGCGCCAGAACCCAAGATTAAAGCAGAATTGGAAAGGCAAAGAAAGAGTGTTGAAACCCAGGATAAATAG